The Chitinophagales bacterium genome has a window encoding:
- a CDS encoding dihydrofolate reductase: protein MILSAVVAMSENNAIGRDNDLPWRLPEDLKFFKRTTLGRPVLMGRKTFESLGKPLVNRLNIVVSSQKGLHLPEEVLLFNNLEDAIARLEEEDFSESFIIGGGKIYEQLIDSIDRIYLTRVHTVINDAHAFFPHMNHAHWKLTWEEPHEADEKHAHAFTFQQWDRVKEI from the coding sequence ATGATATTATCAGCAGTAGTTGCGATGTCTGAAAACAATGCCATTGGCCGTGATAATGATCTGCCGTGGCGACTGCCCGAAGACCTGAAGTTCTTTAAAAGAACGACTCTTGGCAGACCGGTGCTTATGGGCAGGAAAACATTCGAGTCGCTAGGCAAACCTTTGGTGAACAGGTTGAATATTGTTGTGTCATCTCAAAAAGGATTACACCTGCCTGAAGAAGTGCTTCTGTTCAACAACCTGGAAGATGCAATTGCAAGACTGGAAGAGGAAGATTTCAGTGAGAGCTTTATTATAGGCGGCGGCAAAATATATGAGCAATTAATAGATAGCATAGATCGCATCTACCTGACAAGAGTACATACCGTGATAAATGATGCGCATGCTTTCTTTCCGCACATGAACCATGCGCACTGGAAACTGACATGGGAAGAACCGCATGAAGCTGACGAAAAACATGCTCATGCGTTCACATTTCAACAGTGGGACAGGGTAAAAGAGATATAA
- a CDS encoding gamma carbonic anhydrase family protein translates to MPLILPVKGVLPNIPKDCYVAENATIVGDVVLGKECSVWFNAVIRGDVNSIRMGDKVNIQDGACIHCTYQKTKTIIGNNVSIGHHAIVHGCTIEDNVLVGMGAIIMDNVKIGKNSIIAAGAVVLENTEVPSGSIFAGVPAKKVKDISAELLEGEVQRIANNYVMYSSWFK, encoded by the coding sequence ATGCCGCTGATATTACCCGTAAAAGGAGTACTGCCCAATATCCCGAAAGATTGTTATGTAGCTGAGAATGCTACTATTGTAGGCGATGTGGTTTTGGGAAAGGAGTGCAGTGTGTGGTTCAATGCTGTGATCCGCGGCGATGTGAACAGCATTCGCATGGGTGATAAAGTAAATATCCAGGATGGAGCCTGCATACATTGCACCTATCAGAAAACTAAAACCATCATTGGCAATAATGTGTCCATCGGTCACCACGCCATTGTGCACGGCTGTACTATAGAGGACAACGTCCTGGTGGGTATGGGGGCTATTATTATGGATAATGTGAAGATCGGCAAGAACAGTATTATTGCCGCCGGAGCTGTTGTTTTAGAGAATACTGAGGTGCCTTCAGGCAGCATTTTCGCCGGAGTGCCCGCAAAAAAGGTAAAAGATATCAGTGCAGAACTGCTGGAAGGAGAGGTACAACGCATTGCAAATAACTATGTTATGTACAGTTCTTGGTTCAAATAA
- a CDS encoding glycosyltransferase family 2 protein, with translation MSKTLSIVIPAYNEGATIHRILNLIKEVQLIDNIRKEVIIVNDCSKDNTEDAIMAYKDANPDLPISYYKHEVNQGKGAALHTGIKYAKGDYTIIQDADLEYDPNEYNLLLKPIVNGFADVVYGSRFMGGNPHRILFFWHSLGNAMLTFMSNMFTNLNLTDMETCYKLFRTDIIQKIDLREKRFGFEPEVTAKISRVPKVRVYEVGISYYGRTYEEGKKIGWKDGFRAIYCILKYNLFNK, from the coding sequence ATGAGTAAAACATTATCCATTGTAATCCCGGCCTACAACGAAGGTGCTACCATACACCGGATACTCAACCTTATCAAGGAAGTGCAACTCATTGATAACATCCGAAAAGAGGTTATCATAGTTAACGATTGCTCTAAAGACAATACCGAAGATGCCATAATGGCCTATAAAGATGCCAATCCTGACCTGCCTATCAGTTACTATAAACACGAGGTGAACCAGGGTAAGGGTGCAGCGTTGCACACAGGTATTAAATATGCCAAAGGTGATTATACCATTATCCAGGATGCTGACCTTGAGTACGACCCTAACGAATATAACCTGCTGTTGAAACCAATAGTGAATGGATTTGCTGATGTAGTGTACGGTTCCCGCTTTATGGGAGGCAATCCGCACAGGATATTATTTTTCTGGCACTCGTTGGGAAACGCCATGCTTACCTTTATGTCTAATATGTTCACCAACCTGAACCTGACAGATATGGAAACCTGTTATAAACTGTTCAGGACAGACATCATACAGAAAATTGACCTTCGTGAAAAACGCTTTGGTTTTGAGCCGGAGGTTACAGCCAAAATATCCAGGGTGCCGAAGGTAAGGGTCTACGAAGTTGGTATTTCCTATTATGGACGTACTTATGAAGAAGGTAAGAAGATAGGCTGGAAAGATGGCTTCAGGGCCATATACTGTATCTTAAAATACAACTTGTTCAATAAATAA
- a CDS encoding thymidylate synthase, whose amino-acid sequence MQAYLDLLQHILDTGAEKSDRTGTGTISCFGYQMRFDLQKGFPMLTTKKLHLKSIIYELLWFLNGDTNIKYLKDNGVRIWDEWADERGDLGPVYGHQWRSWTGADGKTYDQISEAVHLLKTNPDSRRIIVNAWNVGDLKQMALTPCHALFQFYVANGKLSCQLYQRSADVFLGVPFNIASYALLTMMMAQVCGLEYGEFVHTFGDVHLYSNHIEQAKLQLTREPLPLPTMKINPDVKDIFSFKYEDFTLENYEAHPHIKAPVAV is encoded by the coding sequence ATGCAGGCTTATCTAGATCTACTACAACATATACTGGATACGGGGGCAGAAAAGAGTGACCGTACCGGTACTGGCACTATTAGCTGTTTTGGCTACCAGATGAGGTTTGACCTGCAAAAAGGGTTCCCGATGCTGACCACAAAAAAGCTGCACCTGAAGTCTATCATATATGAGTTGTTGTGGTTCCTGAACGGAGATACCAATATTAAATATCTGAAAGATAACGGGGTAAGAATTTGGGACGAATGGGCAGATGAACGTGGCGATCTGGGCCCGGTTTACGGTCACCAATGGCGAAGCTGGACGGGGGCTGACGGTAAAACATATGACCAGATAAGCGAAGCTGTTCATCTACTGAAAACCAACCCTGACAGCAGACGCATCATTGTGAATGCATGGAATGTAGGCGACCTGAAGCAAATGGCATTAACACCCTGCCACGCCTTGTTCCAGTTCTATGTAGCCAACGGCAAATTGAGTTGCCAGCTGTATCAGCGCAGTGCAGATGTGTTCTTAGGTGTACCTTTTAATATTGCATCTTATGCACTGCTTACAATGATGATGGCACAGGTGTGCGGACTTGAATATGGCGAGTTTGTGCATACATTCGGTGACGTGCACTTATATAGCAATCATATTGAGCAGGCAAAACTGCAGCTTACGCGCGAACCATTGCCGTTGCCTACGATGAAAATAAATCCGGATGTAAAAGACATTTTCAGCTTTAAGTACGAGGACTTCACATTGGAGAATTATGAAGCACACCCGCACATAAAAGCCCCGGTAGCAGTATAA